GAGATCGAAGCGGCTCGCGATCGGCTCGACGACGAATCGGTCGTGAAACCGACGCCGGTCGAGCGGAGCACCTCGCTCGACGCCGTCACTGACGGCGAGATCCATCTCAAGATGGAACACCTCCAGTGGACGGGGTCGTTCAAACCTCGCGGCGCGTACAACAAGATCGCACAGCTCGTCGCCGAAGGTGGGACGGAGCGTGTCGTCGCCGCGAGCGCCGGCAACCACGCCCAGGGCGTGGCACTCGCCGCGACGAAACTCGGCATGGATTCGACGATCGTGATGCCGAAGGCCGCCCCGCAGGCAAAGGTTGACGCGACCCGCGAGTACGGCGCGGCGGTCGAACTCGTCGGCCAGGACTTCCAAGCGGCGATGAATCACGCCGAGGGTCTCGTTGCGGACGACGAAACGGCGTTCGTCCACGCGTACGACGATCCCGCGATCGTCGCTGGCCAGGGCACCCTCGGTGTCGAGATGGTCGAGGATTGCTCCGACGTCGATACTGTGGTGGTTCCCATCGGCGGCGGCGGACTCATCTCGGGAATCGCGACGGCGTACAGCGAACTCTCGCCCGAAACGCGCGTCGTGGGCGTCCAGGCGGAGGGAGCCGCGACCGTCCCGAACAGCCTCGATAAGGGGATTCCGCAGACCCTCGACTCCGTCGACACCATCGCCGACGGGATCGCCACCGGCGGGATCGCCGAGTTGACGCTCTCGCTCATCGAGGAACACGTCGACGAGATCGTCACCGTCACCGACGGGGAAATCGCGCGGGCGATCCTGCTCCTCCTGGAGCGGGCGAAACAGGTCGTCGAAGGTGCGGGTGCAGCGTCGGTCGCTGCCGTCCTCAGCGACGATCTCGATGTCGAGGGCGAGCGCGTCCTCGCGCTGTTGTGTGGCGGGAACCTCGATATGACGATGCTCCAGACGGTCCTCGTCCACGCGCTCACCGATCGCGAACAGCTGCTCCGACTGCGCGTGCGGATCGACGACCAGCCGGGAAAGATGCGCGAGGTGTCCGGGGTGATCGCCGACCACGACGCCAACATTCAAACTGTCCGCCACGACCGCTCGGCCCCCGAACTCGACGTCGGTGAGGCCTACCTCGTCTTCGAGGTCGAAACCAGCGGCGCGAGCCATGCTCGCACCATCATCCGGACGATCCGCGACCACGGGTACGAGGTCAGACACGTCAATGCCTGAGCCAGGCCAGCTTCAGCGTGCACGATCCACGTGCGAGAGCGACCTATCGGTTAAAAACATCCCCATAGTTCATTGCGAAGCCTTAAGACAGTCTCTGTGATAGGTTGACATGGACTTTCGTGGTATGATGGCTCACGGCGTGGTCGACGGTGTGAACGTAGGCGGGCACGAAAGTAGCTGACTCGACCACGCCCAACAAACGTACCAATACATCGATACCAATCATGAGTGAACTGCACGAGATAGGCGACGCGTTCAGCGAGGTACGGCATCATGAGTAAGTCAGACGACACTACCGGCGAGATGTCGGACGGGTTGCAAGTAGAACTGTTTCACCCGGACTCCGACCGGGAGGTAGGAGACACCAACAAAGAGCTACTCGGCGGACGGTTCGATATCCATCCCATCGTTTTCCCCGGCGCGCTACTGTTGATCGGGCTGTTCATCGCGATCACCCTGATTTTGGGTCAAGAGCAGGCCACAGCGGTCTTCGACGGCACCAAATCGTTCATCGAGTCGACGTTCGGCTGGTTCTACTTGCTGGCGGTGAATATCTTCCTGATCACGATCGTGTACTTCGCGGTCAGCAAGTACGGGTCGATCAGGATCGGTGGCGTGGAGGCCGAAAAGGAGTTCAGCACGTTCGCGTGGATGGCGATGCTGTTCAGCGCCGGCATGGGGATTGGCCTCATGTTCTTCAGCGTGACCGAACCGGTGGTTTACTTCAATAGTCCACCGGCCTTCTTCGGTGCCGAAGCCGGGACGGCGGCGGCGGGCACGGCAGCGCTGGCACAGACGTTCTTCCACTGGGGACTCTCCCCGTGGGCTATTTATGGGTTAGTCGGCCTCGGGCTGGCCTTTTTCTCGTTCAATCGCGGGCTACCGCTGACGTTCCGTTCGATCTTCTGGCCGCTGCTCGGCGACCGCATCTACGGCTGGCCGGGCCACATCATCGACCTCGTGTCGGTGTTCGCCACGCTGTTCGGTTTGTGTACCTCGCTCGGTCTCGGGGTCGCGCAGGTGAACTCCGGCATCTCCTACGTGGGCGGCGACATGCTCGGAGTCATCGACCTCCCGATCACCACGTCCATACAAGTCGTGCTTATCGCAGGCATCACCTTCATCGCGGTGCTATCGGTTGCAGCCGGTCTCGACGGCGGCGTCAAGCGACTGAGTACGGTCAACCTCTACCTGATGCTCCTCCTGCTCGGGTTCCTGTTCATCGTCGGCCCGACGCTGTTCATCGTCGGTTCGATGGCGGAGGGGCTCGGGGCGTACATCGGTAACTTCCTCTCGCTGAGTCTCTTCACC
The genomic region above belongs to Halococcus saccharolyticus DSM 5350 and contains:
- a CDS encoding BCCT family transporter, producing MSKSDDTTGEMSDGLQVELFHPDSDREVGDTNKELLGGRFDIHPIVFPGALLLIGLFIAITLILGQEQATAVFDGTKSFIESTFGWFYLLAVNIFLITIVYFAVSKYGSIRIGGVEAEKEFSTFAWMAMLFSAGMGIGLMFFSVTEPVVYFNSPPAFFGAEAGTAAAGTAALAQTFFHWGLSPWAIYGLVGLGLAFFSFNRGLPLTFRSIFWPLLGDRIYGWPGHIIDLVSVFATLFGLCTSLGLGVAQVNSGISYVGGDMLGVIDLPITTSIQVVLIAGITFIAVLSVAAGLDGGVKRLSTVNLYLMLLLLGFLFIVGPTLFIVGSMAEGLGAYIGNFLSLSLFTGTLGAEAGNTLDSTVSAWTVFYWGWWIAWSPFVGMFIARISKGRTVREFVLGVLVLPTLFSVVWLSTFGGSALATALQGSGGGAIMSAYSSMEYATFETLGMFIMLEQYPLGAISGILATLLVVTFFVTSSDSGSLVIDHLTSGGKHDVPRAQRVFWATTEGVVAAVLLWGGGLTGLQAAAISTGLPFAVILLVMCYTVYLGLDNEYQILESEAFREQIDQISEGDDMVVDRTGGDVVTGVSEGGDTTSDD
- the ilvA gene encoding threonine ammonia-lyase; its protein translation is MSQNADPTVTFAEIEAARDRLDDESVVKPTPVERSTSLDAVTDGEIHLKMEHLQWTGSFKPRGAYNKIAQLVAEGGTERVVAASAGNHAQGVALAATKLGMDSTIVMPKAAPQAKVDATREYGAAVELVGQDFQAAMNHAEGLVADDETAFVHAYDDPAIVAGQGTLGVEMVEDCSDVDTVVVPIGGGGLISGIATAYSELSPETRVVGVQAEGAATVPNSLDKGIPQTLDSVDTIADGIATGGIAELTLSLIEEHVDEIVTVTDGEIARAILLLLERAKQVVEGAGAASVAAVLSDDLDVEGERVLALLCGGNLDMTMLQTVLVHALTDREQLLRLRVRIDDQPGKMREVSGVIADHDANIQTVRHDRSAPELDVGEAYLVFEVETSGASHARTIIRTIRDHGYEVRHVNA